The genome window CGACGTGGCCGAGCGCTTCGCCAAGCTTGTCGGGCAGATCATTCATTGCCGACCTCCTGGACCGACCTCGCGGCTCGCCGGCCCAATTTCCCCTTGTCGTCGTTTACCGCGGCGGTAATCGCATCTTGCGCCGCCTTGATCCGGCGTTTCGCCGTGGCGAGGGAGCAGCCGCACAGCTCGGCCACCCGCTCGAGCCGCTCCCCTTCGACGTAGCGGAGCGTCCACGCGAGCCGCTGGTCGACCGGCAGCCGGTCGAGCACGCGGTACACGCCGGCGATCATCGCGCGGTGTTCCGGCGACGCGCCGCGGTCGGCGACCTCGTAGTAGTCGTCGGCCGCGTCGAGATGCAACAGCGCACGCAGCCTGCGCGCGCGCAGCCGGCGGCGACACTGCCGCACCGCGACGGTCGCGAGCCACCCCTTGACCGCATCCGGGTCGCGGATCTGCCGAATCCCGCGGTGGGCCGCGAGAAACACGTCCTGGATGAGGT of Deltaproteobacteria bacterium contains these proteins:
- a CDS encoding sigma-70 family RNA polymerase sigma factor, encoding MPPADHCRIEMIAREHPPGALELRLAALSMDEAALDLEQFFRRYAPYVARIGHRLLGRDDEVDDLIQDVFLAAHRGIRQIRDPDAVKGWLATVAVRQCRRRLRARRLRALLHLDAADDYYEVADRGASPEHRAMIAGVYRVLDRLPVDQRLAWTLRYVEGERLERVAELCGCSLATAKRRIKAAQDAITAAVNDDKGKLGRRAARSVQEVGNE